A single genomic interval of Oncorhynchus tshawytscha isolate Ot180627B linkage group LG15, Otsh_v2.0, whole genome shotgun sequence harbors:
- the LOC112267838 gene encoding transmembrane and coiled-coil domain protein 3 isoform X2 has protein sequence MKKHFTTIPLIHVTEAERGSDGNNILSLPVPMRRGGSESNLVSDGGEGGVGLDFTKGRLAIDSLQQKILKVTEQIKVEQTARDQNVAEYLKLVNNADKQQVARIRQVFEKKNQKSAHSIAQLQRKLEQYHRRMKEEANGAKHPPRDARGEGGKEGQKDGSLRDVSTASARNPAMDKVKTIGPGVSLSPPFFFNKSREFANLIRNKFGSADNIAHMKSSMETGVGLQAEGGAGARALSGSATTIAKAKYPSDDECSTGTSVSADSNGNPAGGSGLGSGGGPGRSDSQARLGEVLEEVREIREAQVQLAEDMVSLKSQFKSDYSFITQTLQEERYRFERLEDQLNDLTELHQHETSNLKQELASIEEKVAYQAYERARDIQEALESCQTRVSKLELQQQQQQTVQVENTDAKVLLGKCINIMLAIVTVILVCVSTAAKFTAPLLRSRMHLAFTCMGLSLLVVIWKNWEHLQCALERMLLPH, from the exons gcGGAGCGTGGCAGCGATGGTAACAACATCCTCAGCCTCCCGGTACCGATGCGGCGGGGGGGCTCTGAGTCCAACCTGGTGTCTGACGGGGGCGAGGGGGGCGTGGGCCTGGACTTCACTAAGGGCCGTCTGGCCATCGACAGCCTGCAGCAGAAGATACTCAag GTGACAGAGCAGATCAAGGTGGAACAGACAGCCAGGGACCAGAACGTGGCAGAGTACCTCAAACTGGTCAACAACGCTGACAAGCAGCAGGTGGCACGCATACGCCAG GTGTTTGAGAAGAAGAACCAGAAGTCTGCCCACAGCATCGCCCAGCTGCAGAGGAAGCTGGAGCAGTACCACCGTCGTATGAAGGAGGAGGCCAACGGGGCCAAGCACCCGCCCAGGGATGCCCGGGGGGAGGGGGGCAAGGAGGGCCAAAAGGACGGCAGCCTGCGGGACGTCAGCACGGCCAGCGCGCGCAACCCGGCAATGGACAAGGTCAAGACCATCGGCCCCGGGGTCTCCCTCTCGCCCCCCTTCTTCTTCAACAAGTCGCGGGAGTTCGCCAACCTCATCCGTAACAAGTTTGGCAGCGCAGACAACATTGCCCACATGAAGAGCTCCATGGAGACGGGGGTGGGGCTCCAGGCGGAAGGCGGAGCCGGGGCCCGGGCGCTGAGCGGCAGCGCCACCACGATTGCCAAGGCCAAGTACCCCAGCGACGACGAATGTTCCACGGGGACCTCTGTGTCGGCAGACTCCAACGGGAACCCGGCGGGGGGGTCGGGGTTGGGGTCAGGGGGTGGGCCGGGGAGGTCAGACTCTCAAGCGAGGCTGGGGGAGGTGCTGGAGGAGGTCAGGGAGATTAGAGAGGCCCAGGTACAGCTGGCCGAGGACATGGTGTCACTGAAAAGCCAGTTCAAGAGCGACTACAGCTTCATCACACAGACGCTGCAGGAGGAGAGATACAg GTTTGAGCGGTTAGAGGACCAGTTAAATGACCTGACAGAGTTGCACCAGCATGAGACCAGTAACCTGAAGCAGGAGCTGGCCAGCATCGAGGAGAAGGTGGCTTACCAGgcctatgagagagctagggacatccag GAGGCTCTGGAGTCGTGTCAGACGCGTGTCTCTAAGCTGGagctccagcagcagcagcagcagacggtACAGGTGGAGAACACAGACGCCAAGGTGCTGCTGGGGAAATGCATCAACATCATGCTGGCCATCGTCACGGTGATCCTGGTGTGCGTTTCCACGGCGGCCAAGTTCACCGCACCCCTCCTGCGGAGCCGCATGCACCTGGCTTTCACCTGCATGGGTTTGTCCCTACTGGTGGTCATCTGGAAGAACTGGGAGCACCTACAGTGTGCCCTGGAACGCATGCTCCTCCCACACTGA
- the LOC112267838 gene encoding transmembrane and coiled-coil domain protein 3 isoform X1, translating to MPSADTSSSEVERYNICGEMAERGSDGNNILSLPVPMRRGGSESNLVSDGGEGGVGLDFTKGRLAIDSLQQKILKVTEQIKVEQTARDQNVAEYLKLVNNADKQQVARIRQVFEKKNQKSAHSIAQLQRKLEQYHRRMKEEANGAKHPPRDARGEGGKEGQKDGSLRDVSTASARNPAMDKVKTIGPGVSLSPPFFFNKSREFANLIRNKFGSADNIAHMKSSMETGVGLQAEGGAGARALSGSATTIAKAKYPSDDECSTGTSVSADSNGNPAGGSGLGSGGGPGRSDSQARLGEVLEEVREIREAQVQLAEDMVSLKSQFKSDYSFITQTLQEERYRFERLEDQLNDLTELHQHETSNLKQELASIEEKVAYQAYERARDIQEALESCQTRVSKLELQQQQQQTVQVENTDAKVLLGKCINIMLAIVTVILVCVSTAAKFTAPLLRSRMHLAFTCMGLSLLVVIWKNWEHLQCALERMLLPH from the exons ATGCCCAGTGCCGATACAAGTTCATCAGAAGTAGAGAGATATAACATCTGCGGCGAAATG gcGGAGCGTGGCAGCGATGGTAACAACATCCTCAGCCTCCCGGTACCGATGCGGCGGGGGGGCTCTGAGTCCAACCTGGTGTCTGACGGGGGCGAGGGGGGCGTGGGCCTGGACTTCACTAAGGGCCGTCTGGCCATCGACAGCCTGCAGCAGAAGATACTCAag GTGACAGAGCAGATCAAGGTGGAACAGACAGCCAGGGACCAGAACGTGGCAGAGTACCTCAAACTGGTCAACAACGCTGACAAGCAGCAGGTGGCACGCATACGCCAG GTGTTTGAGAAGAAGAACCAGAAGTCTGCCCACAGCATCGCCCAGCTGCAGAGGAAGCTGGAGCAGTACCACCGTCGTATGAAGGAGGAGGCCAACGGGGCCAAGCACCCGCCCAGGGATGCCCGGGGGGAGGGGGGCAAGGAGGGCCAAAAGGACGGCAGCCTGCGGGACGTCAGCACGGCCAGCGCGCGCAACCCGGCAATGGACAAGGTCAAGACCATCGGCCCCGGGGTCTCCCTCTCGCCCCCCTTCTTCTTCAACAAGTCGCGGGAGTTCGCCAACCTCATCCGTAACAAGTTTGGCAGCGCAGACAACATTGCCCACATGAAGAGCTCCATGGAGACGGGGGTGGGGCTCCAGGCGGAAGGCGGAGCCGGGGCCCGGGCGCTGAGCGGCAGCGCCACCACGATTGCCAAGGCCAAGTACCCCAGCGACGACGAATGTTCCACGGGGACCTCTGTGTCGGCAGACTCCAACGGGAACCCGGCGGGGGGGTCGGGGTTGGGGTCAGGGGGTGGGCCGGGGAGGTCAGACTCTCAAGCGAGGCTGGGGGAGGTGCTGGAGGAGGTCAGGGAGATTAGAGAGGCCCAGGTACAGCTGGCCGAGGACATGGTGTCACTGAAAAGCCAGTTCAAGAGCGACTACAGCTTCATCACACAGACGCTGCAGGAGGAGAGATACAg GTTTGAGCGGTTAGAGGACCAGTTAAATGACCTGACAGAGTTGCACCAGCATGAGACCAGTAACCTGAAGCAGGAGCTGGCCAGCATCGAGGAGAAGGTGGCTTACCAGgcctatgagagagctagggacatccag GAGGCTCTGGAGTCGTGTCAGACGCGTGTCTCTAAGCTGGagctccagcagcagcagcagcagacggtACAGGTGGAGAACACAGACGCCAAGGTGCTGCTGGGGAAATGCATCAACATCATGCTGGCCATCGTCACGGTGATCCTGGTGTGCGTTTCCACGGCGGCCAAGTTCACCGCACCCCTCCTGCGGAGCCGCATGCACCTGGCTTTCACCTGCATGGGTTTGTCCCTACTGGTGGTCATCTGGAAGAACTGGGAGCACCTACAGTGTGCCCTGGAACGCATGCTCCTCCCACACTGA